One part of the Candidatus Tanganyikabacteria bacterium genome encodes these proteins:
- a CDS encoding twin-arginine translocation signal domain-containing protein encodes QAQASHRFFRHNQALGSLLGPLRPSPQEASSWQITRRDVLDACAATSATSSTIAPAPRPSSRMASWPSGSARWKRTARRPA; translated from the coding sequence CGCAAGCCCAAGCCTCTCACCGATTTTTCCGGCACAACCAGGCCCTCGGATCGCTGCTTGGACCTCTTCGCCCCAGTCCACAAGAAGCCTCCTCTTGGCAAATCACACGCCGGGATGTCCTTGACGCCTGCGCGGCCACATCAGCGACTTCGTCTACGATCGCGCCAGCGCCGAGGCCGTCCTCGAGAATGGCCAGCTGGCCATCCGGCAGTGCTCGCTGGAAAAGGACGGCAAGGAGGCCCGCATAG